A stretch of the Streptomyces ortus genome encodes the following:
- a CDS encoding ketopantoate reductase family protein produces the protein MKLLVYGAGVCGTQFAARMYEAGHDVSLLARGERLAALRRHGVQLAEQDGPTVTRIPVPVVGQPDDGYDLIAVVVRSHQVDAVLESLARVEGDVLFLHGWAAGAHPLGEVIGPERVLLGFPAAGGTMDGDVVRYRRTNFLTRRVAMPIGEPDGRTTPRLERIVETFRTAGFNAEAEPRMDAWLRTHAAFAVPLGQAVHAAGGPVRLAGDPEAVRGMVHTIRRNLDAMATPPVPRAFAALRTLPQGLLVALFRRFLRSPTAVHSGLSDASPATVAELDLLAEQFRAGAVAR, from the coding sequence ACGACGTCTCGCTGCTCGCCCGGGGCGAGCGCCTGGCCGCCCTGCGTCGGCACGGCGTGCAACTCGCCGAGCAGGACGGCCCGACTGTCACACGGATACCCGTACCGGTGGTCGGGCAGCCGGACGACGGGTACGACCTGATCGCCGTCGTCGTCCGCAGCCACCAGGTGGACGCGGTACTGGAGTCACTTGCCCGGGTCGAGGGCGACGTGCTGTTCCTCCACGGCTGGGCGGCCGGAGCGCACCCGCTGGGCGAGGTCATCGGCCCTGAGCGGGTGCTGCTCGGCTTCCCCGCGGCGGGCGGCACGATGGACGGCGACGTGGTGCGTTACCGCAGGACCAACTTCCTGACCCGGCGGGTCGCGATGCCGATCGGCGAGCCCGACGGGCGCACCACCCCCCGACTGGAACGGATCGTGGAGACGTTTCGCACCGCCGGGTTCAACGCCGAGGCCGAACCGCGGATGGATGCCTGGCTCAGGACGCACGCCGCCTTCGCGGTCCCGCTCGGCCAAGCGGTGCACGCGGCGGGCGGACCGGTGCGGCTGGCCGGCGATCCCGAGGCGGTCCGCGGCATGGTCCACACCATACGGCGCAACCTCGATGCCATGGCGACGCCGCCGGTACCTCGCGCGTTCGCCGCCTTGCGGACTCTGCCACAGGGGCTGCTCGTGGCCCTGTTCCGGCGCTTCCTGCGGAGCCCGACGGCCGTGCACAGCGGACTCAGCGACGCCTCGCCCGCCACGGTGGCCGAACTGGACCTCCTGGCCGAACAGTTCCGTGCGGGCGCGGTGGCCCGCTGA
- a CDS encoding DUF6153 family protein, translating to MTAPARRAGRRPAGRLFVLLVLAVLAGVLGMHALAPGGVSAAETGHAMVVAAADDVPHADAGCSHTDGGSGHLAHADGTCAAAGTSAAYTPPALADAVLDVPAAAFPVVAVTGWTHAGRAPPDLSELQLLRI from the coding sequence ATGACCGCACCCGCCCGCCGAGCAGGCCGCCGCCCCGCCGGGCGGTTGTTCGTTCTGCTGGTCCTGGCGGTGCTGGCCGGTGTGCTGGGCATGCACGCGCTGGCACCCGGCGGGGTCTCGGCAGCGGAGACCGGTCACGCGATGGTGGTGGCCGCTGCGGACGACGTGCCGCACGCGGACGCGGGTTGCTCGCACACCGACGGCGGGTCGGGTCACCTCGCTCACGCGGACGGCACCTGTGCGGCGGCCGGTACGAGTGCGGCGTACACCCCGCCGGCGCTGGCCGACGCGGTCCTTGACGTACCCGCCGCCGCTTTCCCCGTCGTGGCGGTCACCGGCTGGACCCATGCGGGCCGGGCCCCGCCCGATCTGTCCGAACTGCAGCTCCTACGGATATAG
- a CDS encoding SDR family NAD(P)-dependent oxidoreductase: protein MNGARVLVAGATGALGGALTAELVGRGARPALAGRDQARLARAARACRGAPTVLFDAYAPDSCARAVTRAAEALGGLDAVVTVFGTVAFGEATAVGDEVAEHVMTVNALAPAAFFRAALATMEPGSMIVAFTGVVAERPQPGMADYSASKAALRAWLDAVRREARTAGIRVLEVRPAHLDTGFADRAVVGTAPPLPAGGDPRAVVGAVADAMALDAELLRTAADGTPVVERRAR, encoded by the coding sequence ATGAACGGCGCGCGGGTGCTGGTGGCCGGAGCCACCGGTGCCCTCGGCGGCGCGCTCACCGCGGAGCTTGTCGGCCGTGGCGCGCGTCCGGCGCTCGCGGGACGGGACCAGGCCCGACTCGCCCGCGCCGCCCGGGCCTGCCGGGGCGCCCCGACCGTCCTGTTCGACGCGTACGCACCGGATTCCTGCGCTCGTGCCGTGACCCGTGCCGCGGAGGCCCTGGGCGGGCTGGACGCCGTCGTGACGGTGTTCGGAACGGTCGCCTTCGGAGAGGCGACGGCGGTCGGTGACGAGGTCGCCGAGCACGTGATGACGGTCAACGCACTGGCACCCGCGGCCTTCTTCCGTGCCGCGCTGGCCACCATGGAACCGGGCTCCATGATCGTCGCGTTCACCGGCGTGGTCGCCGAACGTCCGCAGCCGGGGATGGCCGACTACAGCGCGTCGAAGGCCGCGTTGCGTGCCTGGCTCGATGCCGTGCGCCGCGAGGCACGAACCGCGGGCATCCGCGTCCTGGAGGTCCGGCCCGCCCACCTGGACACCGGCTTCGCCGACCGCGCCGTCGTGGGCACGGCCCCACCGCTGCCCGCGGGCGGCGATCCGCGCGCCGTCGTCGGAGCCGTCGCGGACGCGATGGCCTTGGACGCCGAGTTGCTGCGCACGGCAGCCGACGGAACACCGGTCGTCGAACGGCGCGCCCGGTGA
- a CDS encoding lycopene cyclase family protein, translating to MSDVIIVGGGASGLSLAQRLVANGSPTVTLVEAPDGPLRPPERTWCYWDADTDELDEAVGASWSRLRIHDADGGVITVDPSPLRYRMLRSTAYEHWVHSRLAGSPAARVVRATVDAVRDTPGGAAVECTAPDGRTLTLHARHVFDSRPLPALPPARTHLLQHFRGWFVRTDTDRFDPAVADLMDFRVPQPRHGLAFGYVLPLAPGHALVEYTEFSRAPLTRAAYESALGHYCREILKLGAFTVETAEQGVIPMTDARFPRRIGPAVSRIGTAGGATRPATGYTFAAVQRQSLAIAAALRDGRALAPRPHARRVLAMDAILLRALDTGRIDGPGFFTGLFRRVPPERLLRFLDGRTSLREEWGIGLRTPVGPMLRTAVELPFLPRRTHPVPRIKESHR from the coding sequence GTGTCTGACGTGATCATCGTGGGCGGCGGCGCGTCCGGCCTCAGCCTCGCGCAGCGCCTGGTCGCGAACGGTTCACCGACGGTGACCCTGGTGGAGGCGCCCGACGGTCCTCTGCGCCCGCCCGAGCGGACCTGGTGCTACTGGGACGCGGACACCGATGAGCTCGACGAAGCGGTCGGCGCGTCCTGGTCGCGGCTGCGCATCCACGACGCCGACGGCGGCGTGATCACCGTCGATCCGTCCCCGCTGCGCTACCGCATGCTCCGCTCCACGGCCTACGAGCACTGGGTGCACTCCAGGCTGGCCGGCTCGCCCGCCGCGCGCGTCGTGCGCGCGACGGTGGACGCGGTGCGCGACACCCCCGGCGGAGCGGCCGTCGAATGCACGGCGCCCGACGGCCGCACGCTGACACTCCACGCCCGCCACGTGTTCGACTCCCGCCCCCTGCCGGCCCTGCCCCCGGCCCGGACGCACCTGCTCCAGCACTTCCGCGGCTGGTTCGTGCGCACGGACACCGACCGGTTCGATCCGGCGGTCGCGGACCTGATGGACTTCCGGGTGCCGCAGCCGCGCCACGGCCTCGCCTTCGGCTACGTACTGCCGCTCGCGCCCGGCCACGCGCTCGTCGAGTACACCGAGTTCTCCCGGGCCCCGCTGACCCGTGCGGCGTACGAGTCGGCGCTCGGACACTACTGCCGGGAGATCCTCAAGCTCGGCGCGTTCACCGTCGAGACGGCGGAGCAGGGGGTCATCCCCATGACCGACGCGCGCTTCCCGCGCCGGATCGGCCCGGCCGTCTCCCGGATCGGGACCGCCGGCGGCGCCACCCGCCCGGCGACCGGCTACACGTTCGCCGCCGTGCAGCGGCAGAGCCTGGCCATCGCCGCCGCCCTGCGCGACGGCCGCGCCCTCGCGCCCCGGCCGCACGCGCGGCGCGTACTGGCCATGGACGCGATCCTGCTGCGCGCTCTGGACACCGGGCGCATCGACGGCCCCGGCTTCTTCACCGGTCTGTTCCGCCGCGTACCGCCGGAGCGGCTGCTGCGTTTCCTGGACGGACGCACCTCGCTCCGCGAGGAGTGGGGTATCGGCCTGCGCACCCCCGTGGGCCCCATGCTGCGGACCGCCGTCGAACTCCCCTTCCTGCCGCGCCGTACCCACCCGGTCCCACGAATCAAAGAGAGCCACCGATGA
- a CDS encoding class I SAM-dependent methyltransferase — MTLLRDHDLALAFDHASHSYDRLTALNPGYRTDLLRSARRLRLPRGGAGLHILDLGCGTGASTRALLKAAPAARITAVDASSGMLTRAQSKPWPARVRFQHMTAEALAAADEGPYDAVFAAYLLRNVTDPDGVLKTVRTLLRPGGRLAVHEYSLSGSAAHRALWTAVCRGVIIPAGTFSGDRDLYRHLWRSVLDFDTVPAFGDRLRSAGFSAVRALPVAGWQTGIVHTFLAREGSAATAENAR; from the coding sequence ATGACCCTGTTGCGTGACCACGACCTGGCACTCGCCTTCGACCACGCCTCGCACTCCTACGACCGGCTCACGGCCCTCAACCCCGGATACCGCACCGATCTGCTGCGTTCGGCGCGACGGCTGCGGCTGCCCCGGGGCGGCGCCGGTCTGCACATTCTCGACCTGGGATGCGGAACGGGAGCCTCCACCCGGGCGCTGCTCAAGGCCGCGCCCGCTGCCCGTATCACGGCGGTCGACGCGTCGTCCGGCATGCTGACCCGCGCGCAGTCCAAACCCTGGCCCGCCCGCGTGCGCTTCCAGCACATGACGGCCGAAGCGCTGGCCGCCGCGGACGAGGGGCCCTACGACGCGGTGTTCGCCGCCTATCTCCTGCGCAACGTCACCGACCCGGACGGCGTCCTCAAGACCGTTCGGACCCTGCTGCGGCCGGGCGGCCGGCTCGCCGTCCACGAGTACAGCCTCAGCGGTTCCGCCGCCCACCGGGCCCTGTGGACCGCTGTCTGCCGCGGCGTGATCATCCCTGCGGGCACGTTCAGCGGCGACCGCGACCTGTACCGCCACCTGTGGCGCAGCGTCCTCGACTTCGACACGGTTCCCGCCTTCGGCGACCGGCTGCGGAGCGCCGGGTTCTCGGCCGTACGCGCCCTGCCCGTGGCCGGCTGGCAGACCGGGATCGTGCACACCTTCCTGGCCCGCGAGGGCTCGGCCGCCACGGCGGAGAACGCACGGTGA
- a CDS encoding FAD-dependent oxidoreductase has translation MNGPRRAVRRGRDRKAEVVLPAPGLTRFPSADTPRVAVIGGGIAGLAAATLLAERGARVTLYEGEESLGGRLAGWPTRLADGGEATMSRGFHAFFRQYYNLRGLLRRTDPHLERLRQVPDYPLRHSGGLTDSFARVPRTPPFSALGFVALSPTFGWRDLAAMDPRAALPLLDVRVPEVYERFDSISATHFLERVRFPEAAHHLAFEVFSRSFFADPRELSAAELLLMFHIYFLGSSEGLLFDVPTAPFPQALWDPLGAYLQRLGTRVRTGTPVRAVHPRDDGGVDVRTDGAEDRHDATVLALDVGALRSLVAASPGLGTAAWRDDIAGLRTAPRFLVSRLWLDRPVRADRAAFLGTSGYDGLDNISVLDRYEEEAARWSARVGGAVVELHAYAVPDGARPEAVQDRLVDRLHEVYPETRGARILDARHEWRADCPLFPVGSYTRRPTVTTAHPQVTLAGDAIRCDLPVALMERAATTGFLAANALLAGWGVRGQVLWTVPRAGRSPVLRALGAVGGR, from the coding sequence GTGAACGGCCCGCGACGTGCCGTCCGGCGGGGCCGGGACCGCAAGGCCGAGGTCGTACTGCCTGCGCCCGGCCTGACACGGTTCCCCTCCGCGGACACCCCGCGTGTGGCCGTGATCGGTGGCGGGATCGCGGGCCTCGCCGCGGCCACCCTCCTGGCCGAACGAGGTGCCCGAGTGACCCTCTACGAAGGGGAGGAGTCGCTCGGCGGCCGGCTCGCCGGCTGGCCCACCCGGCTGGCCGACGGCGGCGAGGCGACCATGAGCCGGGGCTTCCACGCGTTCTTCCGCCAGTACTACAACCTCCGCGGCCTGCTGCGGCGAACGGATCCCCACCTCGAACGCCTCCGGCAGGTGCCCGACTACCCGCTGCGGCACAGCGGCGGACTGACCGACAGCTTCGCCCGCGTACCGCGCACCCCGCCGTTCAGCGCCCTCGGGTTCGTCGCCCTGAGCCCCACGTTCGGCTGGCGCGACCTCGCCGCGATGGACCCCAGAGCCGCACTGCCCCTCCTCGACGTCCGCGTACCCGAGGTCTACGAGCGCTTCGACTCGATCAGCGCGACCCACTTCCTCGAACGTGTCCGCTTCCCCGAGGCCGCGCACCACCTGGCGTTCGAGGTGTTCTCCCGCAGCTTCTTCGCCGACCCCCGTGAACTGTCCGCGGCGGAACTGCTGCTGATGTTCCACATCTACTTCCTCGGTTCGTCCGAGGGCCTGCTCTTCGACGTACCGACCGCTCCCTTTCCCCAGGCGCTGTGGGACCCCCTCGGCGCCTACCTCCAGCGCCTCGGGACGCGGGTCCGCACCGGCACACCGGTGCGCGCCGTCCACCCGCGCGACGACGGGGGAGTGGACGTGCGGACGGACGGCGCCGAGGACCGTCACGACGCGACCGTCCTCGCCCTCGACGTCGGTGCCCTGCGAAGCCTTGTCGCGGCGTCACCCGGTCTTGGCACCGCCGCCTGGCGCGACGACATCGCCGGCCTGCGCACCGCACCCCGGTTCCTCGTCTCCCGGCTCTGGCTGGACCGCCCGGTCCGCGCCGACCGTGCCGCGTTCCTCGGCACCAGCGGCTACGACGGCCTCGACAACATCAGCGTCCTGGACCGCTACGAGGAAGAGGCCGCCCGGTGGTCGGCCCGCGTCGGCGGCGCGGTGGTGGAACTGCACGCCTACGCCGTTCCCGACGGCGCGCGCCCCGAAGCCGTACAGGACCGCCTCGTCGACCGCCTGCACGAGGTGTATCCGGAGACCCGCGGGGCGCGGATCCTGGACGCCCGGCACGAATGGCGCGCCGACTGCCCGCTCTTCCCGGTCGGCTCCTACACCCGGCGGCCCACCGTCACCACCGCGCACCCGCAGGTCACGCTCGCCGGTGACGCGATCCGCTGCGACCTGCCCGTGGCCCTCATGGAACGCGCCGCGACGACCGGCTTCCTGGCGGCCAACGCGCTGCTGGCCGGCTGGGGAGTCCGGGGCCAGGTCCTGTGGACGGTGCCCCGGGCGGGCCGTTCGCCCGTACTGAGAGCACTCGGCGCGGTAGGGGGCCGCTGA
- a CDS encoding DUF5914 domain-containing protein, with amino-acid sequence MSDRANRPGWTPPLRRRRRSNWAAQPPTWQEARPAVISDALKRASSRPSGNWFVVGASRDVRAGGRPCGRTVGGVEVVLWRSETGELRAGPGACPHLGAPLRDSRVVCGTLVCHWHGLALDGGSFAGWDPFPAYDDGVLVWVRLDSVGGEDPTERPVVPERPAAGSGVDAVFTAVGRCEPQDVVANRLDPWHGSWFHPYSFVDLTVTRPPLGEEDDAFVVDVSFRLTDRLVVPVRAEFTAPGPRTVVMRITEGEGTTSVVETHATPLTAEGEDRPRTAVVEAVVAASDRRGFAVARAAAPALRPLMRRTAGRLWRDDLAYAERRWSLRSTGRFPG; translated from the coding sequence ATGAGTGACCGAGCGAACCGGCCCGGTTGGACGCCACCGTTGCGGCGGCGGCGCCGGTCGAACTGGGCGGCACAGCCCCCGACGTGGCAGGAAGCACGCCCGGCGGTCATCTCCGACGCGCTCAAACGGGCCTCCTCCCGGCCGTCCGGGAACTGGTTCGTCGTGGGTGCCTCGCGGGACGTGCGCGCCGGTGGCCGCCCCTGCGGCCGGACGGTCGGCGGCGTCGAAGTCGTGCTGTGGCGGTCGGAGACGGGCGAACTGAGGGCCGGCCCGGGCGCCTGCCCGCACCTCGGCGCCCCGCTGCGCGACAGCCGGGTCGTGTGCGGCACGCTGGTGTGCCATTGGCACGGGCTGGCCCTGGACGGAGGGTCGTTCGCCGGCTGGGATCCGTTCCCCGCGTACGACGACGGTGTACTGGTGTGGGTCCGGCTGGACTCGGTCGGCGGCGAGGATCCCACCGAGCGGCCCGTGGTGCCGGAGCGGCCGGCGGCGGGCAGTGGTGTGGACGCCGTCTTCACGGCCGTCGGCCGGTGCGAGCCGCAGGACGTGGTCGCCAACCGGCTGGACCCGTGGCACGGTTCGTGGTTCCACCCCTACTCGTTCGTCGATCTGACGGTGACCCGTCCGCCGCTGGGCGAGGAGGACGACGCGTTCGTCGTCGACGTCTCCTTCCGGCTGACCGACCGTCTGGTGGTGCCGGTGCGGGCGGAGTTCACGGCTCCCGGACCGCGTACCGTCGTGATGCGGATCACCGAGGGTGAGGGCACCACGTCCGTGGTCGAGACCCATGCCACGCCGCTGACCGCCGAGGGCGAGGACCGGCCGCGGACCGCCGTGGTCGAAGCGGTCGTGGCCGCCTCGGACCGGCGGGGTTTCGCCGTGGCACGGGCCGCCGCGCCCGCTCTCCGCCCGTTGATGCGCCGGACGGCCGGCCGGTTGTGGCGCGACGACCTGGCCTACGCGGAGCGGCGCTGGTCGTTGCGCAGCACGGGCCGGTTCCCGGGCTGA
- a CDS encoding phytoene/squalene synthase family protein gives MTRRELDAADITDPALRAAYTHCRQLNARHGRTYFLATRLLPVERRSAVHALYGFARWADDIVDDLERHRTPDERDRLLRRLESDLAHGLRTGGGDEPVVRAVADTSSRYAIEHTLFADFLASMRSDLHITDYPTYADLRAYMHGSAAVIGLQMLPVLGTVTAREEAAPHAADLGVAFQLTNFLRDVGEDLDRGRVYLPMDLLVAHGVDRPLLEWSRRTGRPDARIRAAFVAAEAMTREVYRAAEPGIAMLDPRTRPCIRTAFTLYGGILDAIADQDYAVLHRRAVVSRGRRAATAAAGIAGITRARWGARTSRRTARADVRPLRRKGPVR, from the coding sequence ATGACCCGTCGTGAGCTGGACGCCGCAGACATCACCGATCCCGCCCTGCGCGCGGCCTACACCCACTGCCGGCAGCTCAACGCCCGCCACGGCCGGACCTACTTCCTGGCCACCCGCCTGCTCCCGGTGGAACGCCGCTCCGCGGTCCACGCGTTGTACGGTTTCGCCCGCTGGGCGGACGACATCGTGGACGACCTCGAACGGCACCGGACCCCCGACGAGCGCGACCGGCTGCTGCGGCGGCTGGAGAGCGACCTCGCGCACGGGCTGCGTACCGGCGGCGGGGACGAGCCGGTGGTCAGGGCCGTGGCAGACACCTCGAGCCGGTACGCCATCGAGCACACGCTGTTCGCCGACTTCCTGGCGTCGATGCGCAGCGACCTGCACATCACCGACTATCCGACCTACGCCGACCTGCGCGCCTACATGCACGGCTCGGCCGCGGTGATCGGACTGCAGATGCTGCCCGTGCTCGGTACGGTCACCGCTCGCGAGGAGGCGGCCCCGCACGCCGCCGACCTGGGGGTGGCCTTCCAGCTCACCAACTTCCTGCGCGACGTCGGTGAGGACCTGGACCGGGGCCGGGTCTACCTGCCCATGGACCTGCTCGTGGCCCACGGCGTGGACCGCCCGCTCCTGGAGTGGAGCCGCCGCACCGGTCGCCCCGACGCGAGGATCCGCGCGGCGTTCGTCGCCGCCGAGGCCATGACCAGGGAGGTCTACCGGGCTGCGGAGCCGGGCATCGCCATGCTCGACCCGCGGACGCGGCCCTGCATCCGCACCGCGTTCACCCTCTACGGCGGCATCCTCGACGCGATCGCGGACCAGGACTACGCGGTGCTGCACCGCCGCGCGGTCGTCTCCCGCGGGCGCCGGGCGGCGACGGCTGCCGCGGGGATCGCCGGCATCACGAGAGCGCGATGGGGCGCTCGCACCTCCCGACGGACAGCGCGGGCGGACGTCAGGCCCCTGCGGCGGAAAGGTCCCGTGCGATGA
- a CDS encoding phytoene desaturase produces MRTVAGPTDHVVVVGAGLSGLACALHLLGSGRRVTVVERDAGPGGRAGHVRMGGFEVDTGPTVLTMPQLADEAFAAVGDSLARHVELTPLHPAYRASFADGTSLDVHTDGEAMETEVRRFAGPAEAAGYRELRDWLERLYRAQMRRFIDTNFDSPFQLLHPDLARLAALGGFGRLDRRIGRFLSDPRLRRIFSFQALYAGVAPARALAAYAVIAYMDTVAGVWFPKNGVNALPRGMADAAAGAGADFRWSTEVTSLERSGGRVRAVHVASGERIPCDAVVLTCELSTAHRLVGRAPRRAVGLRHSPSAVVLHAGTDRTWPGLAHHTLSFGAAWEGTFEELTRSGKLMSDPSLLITRPTTHDPGLAPPGKHLHYVLAPCPNTDLGPSAEAWRDLGPRYRDSLVAELERRGLHGFGDSVQEELLVTPLDWAAQGHAAGSPFSVSHTFAQTGPFRPRNLVRGLENVVLAGCGTTPGVGVPTVLISGKLAAARVTGGDSRGVTGGARGRGRRIRPVPRAAPAAAVPTEEGAHDPS; encoded by the coding sequence ATGAGGACGGTGGCGGGGCCGACGGACCACGTCGTCGTGGTGGGCGCCGGGCTGTCCGGCCTCGCGTGTGCGCTGCACCTGCTGGGCTCCGGCCGCCGGGTGACCGTCGTCGAACGGGACGCCGGCCCGGGCGGCCGGGCCGGTCACGTCCGCATGGGCGGCTTCGAGGTGGACACCGGCCCCACCGTGCTGACCATGCCGCAGCTGGCCGACGAGGCCTTCGCCGCCGTCGGTGACAGCCTCGCCCGGCACGTCGAACTGACGCCCCTGCACCCGGCCTACCGGGCGTCCTTCGCGGACGGGACCTCGCTCGACGTGCACACGGACGGCGAGGCCATGGAGACGGAGGTGCGGCGGTTCGCGGGCCCTGCCGAGGCGGCCGGTTACCGCGAACTGCGGGACTGGCTGGAGCGGCTGTACCGGGCGCAGATGCGGCGCTTCATCGACACCAACTTCGACTCCCCGTTCCAGCTCCTCCACCCGGACCTGGCCCGGCTGGCCGCGCTGGGCGGCTTCGGACGGCTGGACCGCCGTATCGGCCGCTTCCTCTCCGACCCCCGGCTGCGCCGTATCTTCTCCTTCCAGGCCCTGTACGCCGGAGTGGCTCCGGCCAGGGCCCTCGCGGCGTACGCGGTGATCGCGTACATGGACACCGTGGCCGGCGTCTGGTTCCCGAAGAACGGCGTCAACGCGCTGCCCCGGGGCATGGCGGACGCGGCGGCCGGGGCGGGCGCCGACTTCCGCTGGTCGACCGAGGTGACCTCGCTCGAACGGAGCGGCGGCCGGGTGCGTGCCGTCCATGTCGCCTCGGGCGAGCGCATCCCGTGCGACGCGGTGGTCCTGACCTGCGAGCTGTCCACGGCGCACCGGCTCGTCGGGCGGGCCCCCCGCCGCGCGGTGGGGCTGCGGCACTCCCCCTCGGCGGTGGTGCTGCACGCGGGCACCGACCGCACCTGGCCCGGCCTCGCCCACCACACCCTCTCGTTCGGCGCGGCCTGGGAGGGCACCTTCGAGGAGCTGACCCGGTCGGGGAAGCTGATGAGCGACCCGTCCTTGCTGATCACCCGGCCGACGACACACGACCCCGGCCTCGCCCCGCCGGGCAAGCACCTCCACTACGTGCTGGCCCCGTGCCCGAACACCGACCTCGGCCCCTCCGCCGAGGCCTGGCGGGATCTCGGCCCCCGTTACCGGGACAGTCTGGTCGCCGAGCTGGAACGCCGGGGCCTGCACGGATTCGGCGACAGCGTGCAGGAGGAGCTGCTGGTGACGCCGCTGGACTGGGCGGCCCAGGGGCATGCGGCGGGCAGCCCGTTCTCGGTGTCCCACACCTTCGCCCAGACAGGACCGTTCCGCCCCCGCAATCTGGTACGCGGTCTGGAGAACGTCGTGCTGGCCGGCTGCGGCACCACACCGGGCGTCGGAGTGCCGACGGTGCTCATCAGCGGAAAGCTCGCCGCCGCACGCGTCACGGGCGGCGACTCGAGAGGCGTCACAGGCGGCGCCCGAGGCCGTGGCCGCCGTATCCGTCCCGTACCGCGCGCGGCCCCCGCCGCCGCGGTCCCCACCGAGGAAGGCGCTCATGACCCGTCGTGA
- a CDS encoding polyprenyl synthetase family protein, with translation MLGLRPTAAASAAPVDSPPTALAAVGAVEAELGHVLDSKMRGAFDVDEVFAQDVAGRVTSFVRRGGKRLRSAFAWCGWRAAGGSGDPTALLRTAAALELVQACALIHDDVMDGSPLRRGAPAVHVELARMHRSARMTGSPEAFSTSVAILAGDLALVWADDVLTETALGSPHGARLFHEWQAMRTEMVAGQYRDIHAQASGSSGVDEAVSIATLKSALYTVERPLALGASLAGGDDHTLSALRSAGRCAGLAFQLRDDLLGTYGNPDMTGKPADDDLRSRKLTYLLAVGLWLADVADDEEAADALGPGAHLRSDDAVDRMRAALERTGARDVVESKISELAATSVRHFAGATSDPGVRREFTTLVERASGVVLGHTGEAA, from the coding sequence ATGCTGGGACTCCGGCCCACCGCGGCGGCATCGGCCGCGCCCGTCGACAGTCCGCCCACGGCCCTGGCGGCCGTGGGCGCCGTCGAGGCGGAGCTCGGGCATGTACTCGACAGCAAGATGCGCGGGGCCTTCGATGTGGACGAGGTCTTCGCACAGGACGTGGCCGGCCGGGTGACCTCGTTCGTCCGCCGGGGCGGCAAACGGCTGCGCTCGGCGTTCGCGTGGTGCGGCTGGCGGGCAGCGGGCGGCTCGGGCGACCCCACCGCGCTCCTGCGGACCGCGGCGGCCCTCGAACTCGTACAGGCGTGCGCTCTCATACACGACGACGTCATGGACGGGTCGCCGCTCCGCCGGGGCGCGCCGGCCGTCCATGTGGAACTGGCCCGTATGCACCGGTCCGCGCGGATGACCGGCTCACCGGAGGCGTTCTCGACCTCCGTCGCGATACTCGCCGGTGACCTCGCCCTGGTCTGGGCGGACGACGTGCTGACCGAGACGGCGCTCGGTTCGCCGCACGGCGCGCGGCTGTTCCACGAGTGGCAGGCGATGCGTACGGAGATGGTCGCCGGCCAGTACCGCGACATCCACGCGCAGGCTTCAGGATCGTCCGGCGTCGACGAGGCCGTGAGCATCGCCACGCTCAAGAGCGCGCTGTACACGGTCGAGCGGCCCCTGGCGCTGGGCGCGTCCCTGGCCGGTGGCGACGACCACACCCTGAGCGCCCTCCGTTCGGCCGGGCGCTGCGCCGGGCTGGCCTTCCAGCTGCGGGACGACCTCCTCGGCACATACGGCAACCCGGACATGACCGGCAAACCGGCCGACGACGATCTGCGGAGCCGCAAACTCACCTATCTCCTCGCGGTCGGCCTGTGGCTCGCCGACGTCGCCGACGACGAGGAGGCGGCCGACGCACTCGGCCCCGGCGCCCACCTCCGGTCGGACGACGCGGTGGACCGGATGCGAGCGGCGCTGGAGCGGACCGGAGCGAGGGACGTCGTGGAGTCCAAGATCTCGGAGCTGGCGGCGACGAGCGTGCGGCACTTCGCGGGAGCCACGTCCGATCCCGGCGTGCGGCGGGAGTTCACCACCTTGGTCGAGCGCGCTTCGGGCGTCGTCCTGGGACACACCGGGGAGGCGGCATGA
- a CDS encoding VOC family protein, translating to MPATGPDFISLQARDLAASQAFYERYLGLVRSPAGPPHAVVFETKPIAFALRDVVPGTDLASVAQPGIGAAIWLHATDVQAIHDALAADGHTIVSAPVDGPFGRTFTFADPDGYQVTLHDRV from the coding sequence ATGCCCGCCACCGGTCCCGACTTCATCTCGCTCCAGGCACGCGACCTCGCCGCCTCGCAGGCGTTCTACGAGCGGTATCTCGGTCTCGTCCGCTCACCCGCCGGTCCCCCGCACGCCGTCGTCTTCGAGACGAAGCCGATCGCGTTCGCACTCCGCGACGTCGTTCCCGGCACCGACCTCGCATCCGTCGCCCAGCCCGGCATCGGTGCCGCGATCTGGCTCCACGCCACCGACGTCCAGGCCATCCACGATGCGTTGGCCGCCGACGGCCACACCATCGTCTCCGCGCCGGTCGACGGACCCTTCGGCCGAACCTTCACCTTCGCCGACCCCGACGGCTACCAGGTCACCCTCCACGACCGCGTCTGA